The Nostoc sp. 'Lobaria pulmonaria (5183) cyanobiont' genome window below encodes:
- a CDS encoding cupin domain-containing protein, producing MRKLSLILPLAILAFGSVVVKSQEISSPNTYTQSVTREVLASGYPTQDQKQILELVRYTIAPRAKLPTHTHPGMQIERVQAGTLIYTVVEGEAKVTKANGTELILQKGKTIQLAVGDSLVESAGMVHYGENQTNKPIILLSASLFNANQPKAILINPENR from the coding sequence ATGAGAAAACTGTCTCTGATTCTCCCCTTAGCTATCCTAGCTTTTGGCAGTGTAGTTGTTAAGAGCCAAGAAATCTCCTCACCTAATACTTACACTCAATCTGTTACCCGTGAAGTTCTAGCGAGTGGTTATCCAACTCAAGATCAAAAGCAGATTCTTGAGCTTGTACGCTATACCATCGCACCAAGAGCAAAACTCCCTACTCATACTCATCCGGGAATGCAGATTGAACGAGTACAGGCGGGAACTTTAATTTATACTGTTGTGGAAGGAGAAGCTAAAGTAACGAAAGCTAACGGCACAGAATTGATTCTTCAAAAAGGGAAAACTATACAGCTTGCAGTGGGAGATTCTTTAGTTGAATCTGCCGGAATGGTTCATTATGGAGAAAACCAAACAAACAAACCGATTATTCTATTGTCTGCTTCTCTATTTAATGCTAATCAACCAAAAGCTATTTTAATCAATCCTGAAAACAGATGA
- a CDS encoding Uma2 family endonuclease has translation MNAVTPKRFTIAEYHQLIELGFLTEANHIELIRGELIQMTAKGTPHIVCSSILCRQLNRLLGDQAVIRGQDPITLPNQSEPEPDVVIARGRDEDYLAHHPYPEDILLVIEISDKTIDYDQTIKLSLYGEARIYYYWIVNLPARKLERHSQPYQNAQNKFSYLSKEIFLSNQSVAIPGFEDILLDLNRLFPESASE, from the coding sequence ATGAATGCTGTGACACCTAAGCGATTTACGATCGCTGAATACCATCAATTGATTGAACTCGGATTTCTCACAGAGGCCAATCATATTGAGTTAATTCGAGGAGAACTGATTCAAATGACAGCAAAGGGAACACCTCATATAGTTTGTAGTTCTATCCTATGCCGTCAATTGAATCGGCTTTTAGGTGATCAAGCAGTCATCCGTGGACAAGATCCGATCACCCTTCCTAATCAGAGTGAGCCTGAGCCGGATGTTGTCATTGCAAGAGGAAGAGATGAAGATTATCTCGCTCATCATCCCTATCCCGAAGATATTTTGTTAGTAATTGAAATTTCGGATAAAACCATAGATTACGACCAAACAATCAAGTTGTCATTGTATGGAGAAGCCAGAATTTATTATTATTGGATTGTGAATTTACCGGCTCGTAAACTTGAGCGTCATAGCCAGCCATATCAAAATGCTCAAAATAAGTTTAGCTATCTCAGCAAGGAGATTTTTCTATCAAATCAGTCAGTGGCGATTCCGGGATTTGAAGATATATTATTAGACTTGAATCGGTTGTTTCCAGAAAGTGCTAGTGAATGA